The Papaver somniferum cultivar HN1 chromosome 3, ASM357369v1, whole genome shotgun sequence genome includes a region encoding these proteins:
- the LOC113360367 gene encoding uncharacterized protein LOC113360367 — translation MDTPKKIHQLEAGGGNQENEMPKLTLSETSSPDENDCGPKLGYSTQISDSNQVGRSRLASPTRKVDSWGCSGTVVCTASSREKNTADSPGRESVDLANIQSLNTLQSLGQSLHIFDRKGLVIYWNPMVEYLYGYSASEMLGRSPCWTGQFPVRNKQGRRFQVIATHTPLYDDYGTLVGIVCITCESQPFLEITSFSAPARSDLTTVNGVESQGKPWEVLTASEVLNLTSSKIKKIWTKSRTCDKIMKCELQGGNGPYVDHHSSIGSGCWSDNGERSLEEVSQGKQFGDEGESKFGICKLICCKAKEISWPWKRRAQN, via the exons ATGGACACTCCAAAGAAGATCCACCAACTTGAAGCTGGAGGTGGTAACCAAGAAAATGAGATGCCAAAATTAACCCTTTCTGAAACCAGTTCCCCAGACGAAAATGATTGTGGACCGAAATTGGGTTACAGTACCCAGATATCTGACTCAAATCAAGTTGGGAGATCAAGATTGGCCAGTCCAACAAGGAAGGTTGATAGTTGGGGTTGCAGTGGAACGGTGGTCTGTACAGCTAGCTCGAGGGAGAAGAATACCGCTGATTCCCCAGGAAGAGAAAGTGTAGATCTCGCGAATATACAATCTTTGAATACCTTGCAGTCTCTAGGCCAGTCGCTCCATATTTTTGATCGGAAGGGTCTGGTCATCTACTG GAATCCGATGGTGGAGTACCTTTATGGTTACTCTGCTTCGGAAATGCTTGGTCGGAGTCCCTGTTGGACAGGGCAGTTCCCTGTCAGGAATAAACAAGGCCGGCGATTTCAAGTCATTGCCACCCACACCCCATTATATGATGATTATGGCACTTTGGTTGGGATTGTTTGTATAACTTGCGAGTCCCAGCCCTTTCTTGAGATTACTTCCTTTTCTGCACCTGCAAGAAGTGACCTCACAACAGTCAATGGCGTTGAATCGCAGGGGAAACCTTGGGAAGTTTTGACTGCTTCAGAGGTGTTGAATCTG ACGTCAAGCAAGATTAAAAAAATCTGGACGAAGAGTAGAACTTGCGATAAAATTATGAAATGTGAATTGCAAGGTGGAAACGGCCCGTATGTTGATCATCACAGTTCCATTGGAAGTGGTTGTTGGTCTGACAATGGGGAGCGCTCCCTAGAGGAAGTATCCCAGGGAAAACAGTTTGGAGATGAGGGTGAAAGTAAATTTGGGATCTGCAAGCTAATATGTTGTAAGGCGAAGGAGATATCATGGCCATGGAAAAGAAGAGCGCAAAATTGA